A window of Mucilaginibacter robiniae genomic DNA:
TATTTTTAAGCTCTATTACTTTCTGGGTTAATGTTTTCAGCTGCTGCATGGCGTTCCGTATTCGTGTACCGGCAGCTTTATTACCTTTGCTGAAAAAAGCAACGAAATCTGCTTCCGTAGCAGCGCTCACTTTTTTGATTTGATGGATTTATCCATTTTAGATTGTATTAAAAGCACCAAAATAAGTTAAAATATGTAAACCAGCGCTGTAACAGTCAGCGAGAACGCCTGCAGAATTGGTTTTGAACATTTACAGTCATTCAGTAACTCTTTAAAACCAAAATACCCATTTTGCCACTCAGTTCCGGCATTCATTCCATTAACTTTGCTCAATCTGTTTCAGGCTATTCATTTTTTTATAGGCTAAAAAGCCTTTAATGTCTTCAAAGTGCTCACGAACCCTTTTTTTACCGAATTCGAATACTTTAGTAACCAATCCGTCCAGAAAATCCCGGTCGTGAAAAACCAATATCAGCGTGCCATCAAAATCTTTGAGTGCCTCTTTAATGATGTCTTTGGTCTTCATGTCCAGGTGGTTGGTCGGCTCATCCAGTATCAGCAGGTTTACCGGTTCTAACAGTAGTTTGATCATAGCCAGACGGGTTTTCTCACCACCGGAAAGTACTTTTACCTTTTTCGTAGTATCATCGCCGCTAAACATGAATGCGCCTAACAGATCCCTTATCTTGAGTGTGCCATCAGTCAGCGGAATCTGATCTATCGTGTCAAATACGGTTATGTTTTCATCCAGCAGAGCAGCCTGATTTTGGGCAAAATAGCCGATTTTGGCATTGTGACCAATTTTTAAATTGCCATCAATTTCGATTTCATTCATTAAAGCTTTAATCATGGTTGATTTACCTTCCCCGTTTTTACCCACAAACGCCACCTTTTCACCGCGTTCAATGACCATAGAGGCATTTTTAAATACGACATGGTCGCCGTAGCTTTTACTCAGGTCTTCTACCATGACCGGATATTGCCCCGAGCGTGGCGATGGCGGAAACTTCAAGCGTAAGGCTGAGGTGTCCACTTCGTCGATCTCAATGATTTCCAGTTTTTCCAACATCTTCACCCGCGATTGTACCTGCAGGGTTTTGGAGTAGGTGCCTTTAAAACGCTCGATGAATTCCTGGTTGTCGGCAATAAAACGTTGTTGTTCTTCACAAGCCTTTAACTGGTGCTGGCGGCGGTCGGTGCGTAATTGGAGGTAATGGCTGTATTTGGCTTTGTAATCATAGATCCGGCCCATGGTCACTTCAATGTTCCGGTTGGTGATATTGTCCACAAAAGCCCGGTCGTGCGAGATAACCATCACCGCTTTGGCCGAATTGACCAGGAAATCTTCGAGCCATTGGATACTCTCGATATCCATGTGATTGGTCGGTTCGTCCAGCAGGATCAGGTCGGGTTTTTTCAACAAAATTTTG
This region includes:
- a CDS encoding histone H1; amino-acid sequence: MHQIKKVSAATEADFVAFFSKGNKAAGTRIRNAMQQLKTLTQKVIELKNKAE